The DNA region tgaatgtattattgtttaaatattattatacttaaatattattatacttaaatataataatatttaaacaatatagtACTAGTTATTTAAATAGTtggaaaattatcgaaagtattgatttataagtttacatgtttagaaagaaagagtttcGATGTGCACTCGTCGgagtacgaaagaaaattaattcgataatcgtcaaaattaataaaaagcgcgtatatgtttatattacacaagcCTGGCAACCTcgagatgaaaatttttaagtattagaattttaaattaaaattattttaaatttctcgcACGTTACAATCTTTGTAATGTTTAACTAAATgtactattatttaaatattagtttactGTATTCCGTGtacattaaagattgtttaaataattataaattattataatttgaccgtatagataaaatgattttcgatgattatttattggaatgcaaaagaaaagaaacgcaaTAACTATTAGAGCCAATCAAAATCTAAAATGACGAATTTAGGTGCTTGTCATTTTGCTAAACGTTTCTTGTATCAATTTTacgtttttaaaatataaaacataaaaggaatttttctaaaatttaacaatatctCAGAACTAAAATTCATTCGCATGAATGACTGAATGtgtatttccttatttttaccATAAAATCATACACTAAAGCTCATTAAAATGCTTGATAAGTTACCGTGGTTTCTCCGTGTGAACATTGCAAAGTGCATTTTAATACGTTTGAAATGGATCAAAAAATCTGAGTATCAATTTACACAGGCAGATAAGGAAGATATCGTCTATTTCACTGGAATAAACCATATACCACTCTATCCTTTATATGAAAATCAGTAGAGGTAATAtcagcttcttctcttttgccgCAAAGTACAATGAGCGCCACTAtacgaaacttttttttacgagaaatGTTGAAAACAGCGTTTATGCCAACAGAGAGTTCAGACATAATACTTGAACAATTTTGATGTACAaagtctcattttaaagatgaagattTAAGGGAAAACATGGATTTCTCAGATTTTTTTgaaaagctttatttttatgtataaactATTCTTGGAGAAACACCATTTTTTGatgcgattaaaaaaaaaataataaagcttTTTTAAAAGTTCGAAAAAGCAAGTTTTCGTTCgaaactttatttttaaaatgagattttgttcattaaaatcaGTCAGGAATTATACTTGAAATCATTGTTAgcgtaaatcattataaaaaaaggaatgatgaACAGCCTTAATCTTTTGACGGGCAGTTTTCAATGACATCAAGTGATTGGTTATCATTTACTTTATTCGCAAcgttattgatttataatattctcaagtaatcattaaatattcttctaCCTGTGAATCacatcaaataaatattaaagtatttacATCTCATTCagttaatttcttatttaattgtaataaagataacgtaAGAAGTATTCAACTTTTTACCGCCAAATTGAAGACTCTCCATCTTAGATTTTGATTGGTTGTCATTTATTAACTTGAAACAAGTTCGCAGAAATTTCATTGTAAAGAtgaagaaacattttcttccGTTTATCGTTCATTTACTTTGTGGGAATtcgttaaaatgatataatgaaGTTATTTATtcggaaataatttttttttaatgaagaaTATGAATCTCTCCTATACTCAAAAGAAATTGTACTGAATATACGAAGAAGACAATGCGCATGTTACGGCGaatgtaaaattgtaaaatccAACCTTACCTGATTATCGTGACAGACGTCAAGTGCGGTTCTACTTCGTACTCTGTTAAAACTCGAATGATTCGTTTGTTTGGGAAGGGAAATTCAAAACAAACAATGGCGAATCGTAAAAAGATCGATAGATCTTCACGATCGGTATCAAAAAATACAAGACAGCTTACTACAGATACAATGTTTTCATCATCTTCGTCCTCCGACGAAGCTGATCAGCTGTCTGCAAGACGtgatagaattttaattcaGGATCATCTTAGTAGAAATCGAGTAATTGAAAATGATCAACAGACAGGTTAGATTCATTTACATTTACGCGCGGAATCATCCTAATGTAATTCAATCTTATCAATTATCATCTTACTGTAGGTCAAGATGTTTCACGTCGTGAAGAAAATCCATTTAGCTTTAAACACTTTTTGAGAAATGAATCTcagacaaattattataaaactgGTGCAAGGCCAAAGATTTATTCTTCCTCTGCAACGAGTCCAAATAATCTCGAGAAAGATAATGGAGTTTATTCTCGAAATCCAACTGAATTACCAGATTTCGTACAAGATCATTTAGTCATAGAACAATGCTACTTAAATCATGTATCAGATCAACAAAGTATACCTGATGTAGACAATCTTCCAGATTTTGCATTAAACAGCGTAGAGCAAAGGCAATCACGGCATAGAAATGATTCAAAAAAGACTCAGTCACAACTTTTGCCTGATATTCCTTTTGATCTTACTGGTTCAATAGATAAAGCTATACTTCATGAGGATTATTTCCTTTCAAACGTAACATGTTcaaataacataaatttacCTATATTTGATACagttgataatattattgacaCTTTAGAGTCAGCTTCAGATTCAGGAGGtgagattttatattttttatatttttacaaatattatattacatataacatagaaaatttatatactgctctctttatttcttaagtttattatattgacttatttttttattattagaaccAGAAATTAGTAATAATGTCGTTACAAGAGATTGTACACCAACAAATGATTCAAGTGTACCCAAATTATTGCCAGATTTCTTAAATGATGGACCAATTCATAGTAGAACAAATCTTTCCAATGATATTGGATCTAATTCGCAATCTAATATGGTAGAGTCAACAGAACGAAgggtatgtattttattattataaaattgtaaaaacgtaataaatacgtgtatatacagGAGCTGCTCTTTCACAGCTTTTATTAGAGAATGATAGGTTGAGACAAGAGTTGGACTCAGCTCgcagaaaaattaatgaaaaatcaattaggcaagttgtttttttattctcatcttATATCTTGAAAATCATTTACACTTACTAACATCAAAGTGTCTTATTACAGAATTCAAATGTTGGAAGCAGAACTTGCTTCTAGAAAAGAAGTAGATTATGAAGAAACTGCACATCTTGAAAAAGCAGTGGAACAAGttgaagataatttaaaaCGCAGTACggtaaatacaaatttaaatgatCTTCAATTTAGATTGCATTCTATTATTTCTGAAAGATGAATGAAgtgttattgatttttttttttttgtttcacagAAAAGAGCACTCAGTGCAGAAAATACTGTAacatcattaaaaaaagaaattaaagcaTTAACGGTTAGTATAAATTTTGAATGTATTCAATATACAAGAATTATATCAATCAAATTGTAACCCTAATTTAGACAGAACTATCGCAACTACGATTGGAAAATAGGGAACTTAGATCTGCCGTTGCTACTACAGATAAAAATGAAGGCGGTATGACCTCAGAGAATGTGGATAAAACCGTGCGAAGACTTGCTGGTGAATTAAGAACTGCTGCTTCAACAGCTGAAATTTCACTCAGGTAATAATTtgttctaatataaaataaaaaaatatatatatatatatatatattaaggtatatgcatgtacatataattttttttcattttaaatgtatatattttgacaTAGACAATTGATGTCTGGAGTGGAGAATCTAAGGGTACTTGCCTCTACCCTTGAAAATGTAGACAGAATAGAAGATACGACCAAAGATTTCTTACCCGATTTGGATGAAAATAATGCTGCTGGTCCTGCACTCTGAACGATCCCTATGCTTTCACATTTCCATAATACAAATCTATCATacctcttttttatattcaaaccTCAACCAACGCTAAGTTCCTCGTGCTCTCGCAATAGTGCCGAGCATATTTGCGCCGATTGATAATTTAGATTCGATTGtgtaatatgttatttatgacGTGTTTGTTGTACTTTTGTATTAGTTAAGAATAGATTCTAAAATGCATCTAACTTCGACACCCAGAGGTACAGACGTACGACGAGTAATATTCTgtttaatatttctcattaatCTTTGAATCGTATAGTTAACAACTATTACAAAgaggatatattttaaaagcttTATCCTTGATATACAGACTACAGTTAAATAATTTCCACTAGGTGTTAATTAGGAATAAACAAAcaggtattatatttttcatatacatatttttgagTACGACCAAAATGACAGTATAACGTACGTACCTCATCGATACATACATTGAATCATGCAACGCAACTTTTAtgaatattgtttaataaatacacGTTAATCCAAGAGGATTTCAGTAACAATTATGCTAACAAATACAGCATCATATCATTGTGCAATTGCTTTCAATttaagttaaaagaaaatatagtaaaCTACTGGAATCCTAAGAGCGATGCGTGTATTGCACCTCTGCAGCCTTACAACTTtgcaaaatcattttttacacTAAAGGCagatgattttattttgacaataaaaaaaaaaaagacaaagtgCATATATTACACAAATTTGGATACCAATAAACAGAATTATATCTtaagtaaattattatcatattatggCAGTGTTCGTTGTATAAAATGCTATGAATTATCACATAACGTTTCGAAAAATAGTTCACGATTCAACAAAACGCAGTTTCGAAGGAATAGGCAAGTTCTTACTTACAAAACGACAAACAAAACGTAAGTATTGGTATATGTAAGTATGAATgattcttaatatattttactattactGAAGTCCTTCAAATATGCTAAGTAAATCAGTTTGCGTTTCAGTATGACTTGTTTGCGCATTTAGCCATGAACGACAAGCACCCATTGAGATGTTGCAACCTGTTTCACAAATTAGCGACTTAGTTTGAGTTTCAGCAGAAACCGTTGTATCGTCCAATTGCGTCCAAGCAGTTTGTGTTTGAATATTAGTTAACACTAGATCGGATGATATCATTTCATCAGAAGTTTGAGTGTAAGTATTGTTATAGAACAATTGTTccatattatcaaaattatctgTTGTTTGAGTTTCAATGGTAGAACTCAAAGCAAAAGTTCTAGATAAAGCGTCAGAGTCAAAAAACGTCTGAGAATATCCTTGTTCAGTTTGAGTCTCTATACTACTGAATTTGTCATGGAACGTTTTTTCAGTTAACATTGGATCTGACcttgatatattatttgtagaGGAAAACGAATATTCTTGAACAGTAGAATCTTCTGTATAAGGTAATGTCATTAATGCTACGGTGCTCTTAGGTAAGCATTGTATCAGTGAACTACTACTATGACTGTAAAAGGTTTCTAAATCTGTTTGAGAAACATTATCATGTAATGCTTCAAACATATCTTTCTCCGGTATCGTTTGTGTATcagaattgtttttttcttcccaaaAGTCTTGTAAGCCTACATCATGTCTTAATGGCAAAGGACTAGCAGGAAATAAATTGGAAGAAGTGAAATTATCTTCCATAATAGTATCTTCTTTAAGTAGTGAAGATTCTGGTTTTTTCGATATTGAATTACTCTTTCTACGTTTTCTAACTTTAAGGGGTTCCTTTCCAATGAATTTAGTATCTGGAGTTTGAGTCTCCATTGATCTACCACCATGTTTTTGATCTTGTATTCTGATCGTTTGCGTTTGTTTAGATACTCTTCGCTTTCCACTGGTTCCATTATTATTGGTTACCTGTTTCAATGGACTTGATGCTCTTCTATACTTCTTACACTCATCGGTTTGTACACCGATATTAACAGTGATCTTTTCAGTTACATTaacattagaattatttcctttgttattattctgACTTGGTAAAATATTAACAGGCTTATTTACCGTAGATATGACAGTAGGagacaaagaaatattacggGCCATTTTTGAATTGGTTCGTCTGAAAATAAGCATTGTAATTGCGCATGTctgtaaattatatacattaaattatcTTCAAAATTAAAGACCATTACTTTCCTACGAATTGACCTTACCTTAAAGAactcttatatttattgtctATAGTATGCAAAGATCTTTTAGCATGGGTAAGGAGTGCCTCGTAAGTGCTGTAAGTTTTCGAGCAATAACAGGAAAATTCTATACCACATATCCTCATGTGTCCCTCCTTCGCAGCTTCGGTCGAAAAACTTTTAGCACAACGTGTACACGCGAAAGTCTTCTCTGCATGCACCTTCAGATAATGCTGCATCAAAGGAGTAAAATGGTTGCATCGATTTCTTGATAATCTACTCACACTAACCAACCTGCTTCAGATATTTCATTGTCGTAAAATATCTTTCCGATTCTGGCGCATAAACACAAGTTTCTACCGGGCAGTGATAATGAACGTTTTCCTTTATGGTCtttcctaatttttttctttgatgtaCCTTCAAGTTGTGCAGTCGATATCTTGGCTCGTTTCGGAATAATAGACCGCACTGCTCACAGCATATgctattttttataacacttAATTCCTCTGCCGAAGGGCAGACCATTTCACAGTACGTCGATCGGTTCTTGGATACTCGCGTTTCCTCCATTAGAGGTTATACGCATCTCTTCTATGCACGAAGAgttaatagaaagagaaagagagagagaaagaccaaTAAGAATGAAGACTAGATGAaaaacagaagagagagagagagagagagagagagaaagaaagagaaacttcAATGACAGAATTGCACCCTGTCAAATCCGCGCCGGTATACGTAGATAGTAGCCGGTCAATTCGTTGTCTTCTCTTTACGATTGTCGAAAATCATTATTCATCTTCCCCGTCTACTCATGTCAATCCTCGTTTTTCTATTCGCTATATCTGTATATCCATAATAACGCCGGCCTCATCTCATCGATCAAACAaggaatatcttttattttctttgttacataataattctttttgataagtatttttcaaaacaacataatataatattctacataatcatacacaaatataaaactttaaatttgaattatctacataccttttataaatatcaagtGACATGTGCACAGAACAACTGAACAAGTGTGATCAATATGACACCCTGCTGcacctttttatcgttataacatatatatttgaacaATATTACATTGTCTATCCAATGTAGTGTCACATTAGAAATAAGATCGATCAGTTGTCttcttctatttgttttttcttttttttttttttttttttttttttaatttatttaaacgaacgagatatattaattaattcatttgttcgaataaaattgtGTTAGCAGTTAAATTATGCATGTAATGTTCCGTTCGAGCCAAGGCtaaacgttcgttcgtttactTAAAAAACGTTTAGAGTATgcagaaaagaggaaaagaaaaaaagaaacagaatgagagagaaaatagagaaaggaagaggagaagggatGGTAGGGGGAGAAgacaaatttatcgaaaaaaaaatcaacctTTCAAGGTGGCGCACACGAGAACGCGAGCTAGCGCGTACTGCTAAAAAGCTCCCACGGCGCACGTGCTCGTTCCCCGCAAGCGGCGTTGCATTCGCGTGAGATCGTAGCGAGTTAGTCGCGTCAGTTCGTCGCTTGCGGTGAGGTCATAATTGTTCGATGcttctttcgaaatttattcTGTTGCGTGTATGAGTCTCAAGTTCATTTCTCACATTAAAAGAACGATAGAGATGATCAAAGTACACGAATTGGACGACGAGTAGTGTCTTCTGAAATTGTTTTGAAAAAACTTTGAGAATTtgtcaagagagagagaaagagagagagagagagagagaaagaaagagtaagagtatATACACTTCTCATCGATCGTGCCTTCGGTATACTTTTAggtttattcattttttcttacgttACGTGACACATTGTACGCGATTCCgcacatcgttattattctttaacgGTTGCTTCTCGAATCTACGACAAGACAACGTCGTAGTAACGCGACATTAATTGAAATCGTTTGGAAGAGCTGAGAGAGACGATCAAGTCGAGTGCATCGACCCGAACCAAGTTATTGATTTTCGCCGTCAAGTAGCACACACTTGTACCGCTTTATTCTACTAGctgttgtaatttttatttcttcggttttctttttttctttctttctttgtttcttttttttttttttttttttttttttttttttttcataaaacgattttatcgatatttctcgTATCTTCTGGCTAAGCATTCTCGAAAAATTGTACTTGGGAACAAGTTCAGTTCGGTTACTAACCTACGTTAACTCGATACCTATCGGCCTAGTTCATCGAGCTTTCGAAAGCTGGGACACACGACGCAAGCTCCTTTGCATTCTCTTCGGGAATAAAATAACTATCGTTTTTTCGTTGTTAATAAACATATCACGATGGAATTTAGTTCGATTATGAAATTCATGGTAGTGGAACAGTATGTTagctttatttaattaaacgtttcttttctatgtACGAATTTaactttcattataataatttccgCCATCATTTTTCATGTCAAGTATGGGAAATTGATGtattaacgatttttattgtcCTCATTTGAAAGAAAACTCGTGTggctttaataaaattgagatAAAATCACCGATTGTTGAGATattccgttctttttttcattgttcatGACATTCGATtcaaatcgattataatgTCGTAGGCATGGGTGGGAGAGGGAAAAGGAATAGAACCAGGatgaataattacaaattggCTAGTACTGACTGGTACTCACCATATACttgcttatatatacatttgcgTATAATTATTTCCGTGTAGTTATAATCTGAATAATCGTTTAAAGGATATAATCGTGTAGTTTGATTATAAatgattcgaaaaaaaatattgaatatatattttttattatttaatataatataattattatatattatataataattactatattatattaatactattaatatattataattatttttataattattttcttcgttgtcctattaaagattttttttttttttaagatgtttataagaattaaataaagataattattatcattattattattattattatttttttttttttttatttaattatcatatcacgaaatttgaaaagaacaaaaggagATCGTATTTTGTCCTTTATCTACAAAgtctatttaaataaacagGATAATGAGTTAATGGTGTAATATCGTTCGAGCGtgtaaatatttcatgaaCTAGTTTGATGAGCTTCTTCCTTGCTGATCGATACTCACAACATTGAACAACACATTCGAGTCTTCTTGTAACCACCCATCGAACGCAAACCGTTTTCATTCTAGCTTTCATCGAGTTTATTGCTCGAATACGTACTTAGGAATAGCACAAGGACACATACAGAAGAGTCTCTCGAGGTCACAGAATATTCGTTTCTCACAACATATTTTACAtctagatatatgtatgtacatatatatcgtttaagTATATCTCCGACCTTCGCGTGACTAGAAATTGCGTAGAGATGGCGAACGAACAAGTATAGAACTTGGGGCACACAGAGCACTGTTTATTCTAAATActatacattgtatatatctatttgtatacagtaaaggagagagaatgaaattaaagtaTTCGTACAATTGGAATCTGGAAGTACATTCTTATTATACGAATACTTAAGTCTCCCTTtcactatatatgtatatataaattaattgtcatTGTTTCTCATTccaacagaaaaaaaggaaatcaaaaagagcaaaaaaaaaggaaaggaaaacagGGAGGACATATGAAGAAGGTACggttgataatattataagtgattaatattttgagtaaaaattaaaaaattaaattgaaactaTCTCGATCGGACAATAgtcgttcttttttatcgacggatacatttttcaatcttctttatacgtgttacatatatatatatatacatatgtgtgtgtatatatatatgtatatataatatatacacatacacacattgaCACTTATGATCGTTCTTTATTCTCCTCACGATACGTTTTGAATATTCTTAAGAGGgatagaaggaaggagaagacgAACTCTAGAAGAAACGATTTATTGTAAGGAAACGAGAAAACTTTGTGACGTAGAAATGAAAGATACGAGTAGTACGAAGTACGAACAGTTCTTCGACGACGCAACTTTGGAGATACCACCAGACAAGGAGCCAAAGGAACAGCAACACAATGTGGATTTAAACGGAGAGGTAAGACATGAGGAAAGTGTGAGTTGTCGATAAGTGCAGAAATGATGacctaattaataattttgtgattgaaatatatcttatgaagttcgcttaaaaaaaaaaaaaaaaaaaaaaaaaataaaataaaataaaataaaatatcggtTTTCGATGGTGTTATAAGATGGTGTATGCGCGCTtccatacgtatatgtataaatattacaagtgtcagttaaaaatttaatagattcAAAGCATGAGTCTTCGAACGTATCGATCGAATGTCTCCATGCTCGGCTTACTTCGGCTTTCTGCCAGAAACGTGACCCACCTCAGGctctttacttttatcttggctttttttttatttttatttcttttttctacgtcTCTCTTTATATGCTTACGTTATCGAACTCGTTCGATGATATGAAACAATCGTTTGCCAATAACGTTAAAAGCTTGTTAGAAGGTGCACTCAAGAGAAAACTTCGATATTCTCGAGCAATGAGCCAACAAAAAATTGGCTTCCTTAGCAAAAAAAGTTTCCATAGCCTTGGTAAAACGGGTGTGTTCACTACGAGGCATCAAATTACAAACTTTTCTTTAAGTATATTCT from Vespa velutina chromosome 3, iVesVel2.1, whole genome shotgun sequence includes:
- the LOC124947909 gene encoding ATM interactor, which codes for MEETRVSKNRSTYCEMVCPSAEELSVIKNSICCEQCGLLFRNEPRYRLHNLKVHQRKKLGKTIKENVHYHCPVETCVYAPESERYFTTMKYLKQHYLKVHAEKTFACTRCAKSFSTEAAKEGHMRICGIEFSCYCSKTYSTYEALLTHAKRSLHTIDNKYKSSLRRTNSKMARNISLSPTVISTVNKPVNILPSQNNNKGNNSNVNVTEKITVNIGVQTDECKKYRRASSPLKQVTNNNGTSGKRRVSKQTQTIRIQDQKHGGRSMETQTPDTKFIGKEPLKVRKRRKSNSISKKPESSLLKEDTIMEDNFTSSNLFPASPLPLRHDVGLQDFWEEKNNSDTQTIPEKDMFEALHDNVSQTDLETFYSHSSSSLIQCLPKSTVALMTLPYTEDSTVQEYSFSSTNNISRSDPMLTEKTFHDKFSSIETQTEQGYSQTFFDSDALSRTFALSSTIETQTTDNFDNMEQLFYNNTYTQTSDEMISSDLVLTNIQTQTAWTQLDDTTVSAETQTKSLICETGCNISMGACRSWLNAQTSHTETQTDLLSIFEGLQ
- the LOC124947910 gene encoding uncharacterized protein LOC124947910, with product MIRLFGKGNSKQTMANRKKIDRSSRSVSKNTRQLTTDTMFSSSSSSDEADQLSARRDRILIQDHLSRNRVIENDQQTGQDVSRREENPFSFKHFLRNESQTNYYKTGARPKIYSSSATSPNNLEKDNGVYSRNPTELPDFVQDHLVIEQCYLNHVSDQQSIPDVDNLPDFALNSVEQRQSRHRNDSKKTQSQLLPDIPFDLTGSIDKAILHEDYFLSNVTCSNNINLPIFDTVDNIIDTLESASDSGEPEISNNVVTRDCTPTNDSSVPKLLPDFLNDGPIHSRTNLSNDIGSNSQSNMVESTERRLLLENDRLRQELDSARRKINEKSIRIQMLEAELASRKEVDYEETAHLEKAVEQVEDNLKRSTKRALSAENTVTSLKKEIKALTTELSQLRLENRELRSAVATTDKNEGGMTSENVDKTVRRLAGELRTAASTAEISLRQLMSGVENLRVLASTLENVDRIEDTTKDFLPDLDENNAAGPAL